One window of Trichoderma breve strain T069 chromosome 3, whole genome shotgun sequence genomic DNA carries:
- a CDS encoding fungal specific transcription factor domain-containing protein: MEEPLLGDSVRTSCERCRRRKIKCDRKRPCSKCAKAGTECVLQGIGEKQRPVSKSYVQALEGQIAALERVIHKLALADDAERTQIISEISLTSSAPDAALAEGGQVDIKTDPSVAAARVKSGQLRRLRGGNAAQFFGGTSLLQIHFSQTSSSPVPTNAIGMESLAISTDGQPYDNSLNINANNNNNKLDLGDLYGDLDDFSPMSASFQYEPHHEISQKMMSRFFQEVYPYNMVLYREYFLRDYDVGSGKYYSDVLLYAVCALGALQYDDMLNVSEIFSGQAQALLYPTLDSPDLTTLQALVLLGYHEIAVGRASKGWLFCGMAFRLAHEMGLHLDPTNWDGSTSETSGGWDREIQRRVYWAVFTADKQLSLYFGRPPALYPGESDVRNTIRLQYPPGWQGLLETYICKGASANEWDNGVALVGSFIYRAELAKIIHLIITDLFENRKGGGGDPTIIATKTRRIHVLLTKWLAGIPSFLHWNQWTVGQVPPYVLHLHMMFHTIMIILHRPPSHMFENPGIAEGEDVEICYESLQAILRLMRSYSRYYRYRSLPLDFVHTLSTAASTVMMKRFLQKASWSDPDIERALSLIMQAMDEIQNTWPCVREIRDVLLQAQQTQTAMPPEDPLNVPDLMNGLQVNNDNFLENLGDDLGTLITDEFLSAQLPIVGPGLEPFDFNQMPGPGPS, translated from the exons ATGGAGGAGCCCCTCTTAGGAGACTCCGTCAGGACGTC CTGTGAGCGATGCCGTCGTCGCAAG ATCAAATGCGATCGGAAGCGCCCGTGCTCCAAGTGCGCCAAGGCGGGAACTGAATGTGTCCTCCAAGGCATCGGAGAAAAGCAGCG GCCGGTTTCAAAGAGCTATGTACAGGCTCTGGAGGGCCAGATAGCCGCGCTGGAGCGAGTCATTCACAAGCTTGCTCTGGCAGACGACGCGGAGCGCACTCAAATCATCTCGGAGATATCGCTAACCTCATCAGCTCCTGATGCGGCATTGGCGGAAGGCGGGCAAGTTGACATCAAGACGGACCCGagcgttgctgctgctcgagtCAAGTCCGGCCAGCTTAGGCGACTGAGAGGAGGCAACGCAGCACAGTTCTTTGGAGGGACAAGCTTACTCCAGATACACTTTTCTCAGACGTCTTCGTCCCCAGTTCCGACAAATGCCATAGGCATGGAGTCCCTGGCCATTTCAACAGACGGCCAACCTTATGATAACAGCCTTAATATTAATGccaacaacaataacaacaagCTGGACCTGGGCGATCTGTATGGAGACTTGGACGACTTCAGCCCCATGAGTGCGTCTTTCCAGTACGAGCCTCACCATGAGATTTcacagaagatgatgtcgagatTTTTCCAAGAGGTCTACCCCTACAACATGGTTCTCTATCGCGAGTATTTCCTGAGAGACTATGATGTCGGGTCAGGGAAATACTATTCAGACGTCTTGCTCTATGCTGTCTGTGCTCTGGGGGCGCTTCAATACGACGACATGCTCAACGTTTCCGAGATCTTTTCAGGCCAAGCCCAGGCCCTTCTTTATCCTACCCTTGATAGCCCTGACCTTACAACCCTTCAAGCTCTCGTTCTGCTTGGATACCATGAGATTGCTGTGGGACGGGCATCTAAAGGCTGGCTGTTCTGCGGTATGGCCTTTCGCCTCGCGCACGAAATGGGGCTTCATCTTGATCCTACCAATTGGGATGGGTCTACTTCCGAAACGAGCGGTGGGTGGGATAGGGAAATTCAGCGTAGAGTCTACTGGGCAGTCTTTACAGCTGATAAGCAGCTCAGCCTCTATTTCGGGAGACCTCCGGCGCTGTATCCGGGCGAGTCGGACGTGCGGAATACTATCCGGCTCCAATATCCCCCGGGCTGGCAAGGCCTTCTTGAGACGTACATTTGCAAGGGAGCATCGGCAAACGAATGGGATAACGGCGTGGCGCTCGTGGGCTCGTTCATCTACCGAGCTGAACTGGCCAAGATtatccatctcatcatcacggaTTTGTTCGAGAACCGGAAAGGGGGAGGCGGAGATCCTACTATAATTGCAACTAAGACGCGAAGGATTCATGTGCTGTTGACCAAGTGGCTCGCGGGTATCCCCAGTTTCCTACACTGGAATCAGTGGACGGTTGGCCAGGTGCCTCCGTATGTTTTACATCTTCA CATGATGTTTCACACCATCATGATCATCCTCCACCGCCCGCCATCGCACATGTTTGAGAACCCAGGAATTGCCGAAGGTGAAGACGTGGAAATTTGTTACGAATCTCTGCAGGCGATTCTACGTCTAATGCGAAGCTACTCTCGCTACTACCGCTACCGGTCACTACCACTCGACTTTGTGCACACGCTTTCTACGGCTGCAAGCACGGTCATGATGAAACGCTTCCTCCAAAAGGCATCGTGGAGCGATCCAGACATTGAACGTGCGCTGTCACTCATTATGCAGGCCATGGACGAGATACAGAATACCTGGCCTTGCGTGCGGGAGATTCGGGACGTGCTCCTCCAGGCGCAGCAGACGCAGACGGCAATGCCACCCGAGGATCCTCTCAATGTGCCGGATCTTATGAACGGACTACAAGTGAACAACGATAATTTCTTGGAGAACTTGGGAGACGACCTTGGCACTCTTATTACAGACGAGTTCTTGAGTGCCCAGCTTCCCATCGTGGGGCCTGGACTTGAGCCATTTGATTTCAACCAGATGCCAGGGCCAGGGCCGTCTTGA
- a CDS encoding trafficking protein mon1 domain-containing protein — protein sequence MGQESDSSHEEQPPPLPPRPAASTSNSSVDPKALQAQATTAITPLDIQTLSFPDGSRGTFSTPTTRSASTPTGSGYTSPNRRPSSSGIEGDDAASIMSFAPTMRPAGDIASLLTSSLSKKSAAWNLLKSQAANVQPFEKHQRGAQDRLADFEKEFAALPDESNEFFKDDERLAIWRSKLKQYMILSSAGKPIWSRHGDLNLINSSIGVVQTIISFYEGSKNPLQGFTAGNTRFVVLTQGPLYFVAISKLGESDSQLRVQLEALYMQILSTLTLPSLTNIFANRPSTDLRKPLQGTEALLSSLADSFTKGSPSALLSSLECLKLRKSQRHTINNTFLKSRADKLLYGLIVAGGKLVSVIRPRRHSLHPSDLQLIFNMLFESDGIKAGGGENWIPLCLPAFNNKGYLYMYVSFFEGVSGEQATAPAAAVGQPVDEEIAMILISPDREAFFSLKQMRDDVAQQLAKNGSLAIIRDAARAGRPTMGQIAPGSPICHFLFKSRANVQFCMSALEPTFGHLVKRRRLMTAYHELHASTHAKNAHLKILQCVSDDATSLAWLTPTFELYCIGGPNLSRAAMAQGANKIMQWIKREENRLFIIGGGVF from the coding sequence ATGGGACAGGAGAGCGATTCCTCTCACGAGGAGCAACCCCCTCCGCTCCCGCCTCGGCCGGCCGCGAGCACCTCGAACAGTTCAGTCGACCCGAAGGCACTGCAGGCCCAGGCGACAACTGCCATAACTCCCCTAGACATCCAGACATTGTCCTTTCCCGACGGAAGCCGGGGAACATTCTCGACGCCAACCACCCGTTCCGCGTCGACTCCGACAGGTAGCGGTTACACGTCTCCCAATCGCCGGCCGAGCAGCTCGGGCATCGAGGGAGATGACGCCGCCAGCATCATGAGCTTTGCGCCAACGATGCGCCCAGCTGGAGACATTGCGAGCTTGCTGACTTCTTCCCTCAGCAAGAAGAGCGCCGCCTGGAACCTGCTCAAGTCGCAGGCTGCAAATGTCCAGCCGTTTGAGAAGCATCAGCGGGGCGCACAAGATCGACTTGCCGACTTTGAAAAGGAGTTTGCCGCGCTTCCCGACGAGTCAAACGAGTTCTtcaaagacgacgagaggCTGGCCATTTGGCGGTCGAAGCTGAAACAGTACATGATTCTATCGTCTGCTGGCAAACCCATTTGGAGCCGACATGGAgatctcaatctcatcaactcCTCGATTGGAGTCGTGCaaaccatcatctccttctaTGAGGGGTCCAAGAACCCCCTTCAGGGCTTCACGGCCGGCAACACCCGATTCGTGGTGTTGACCCAGGGACCACTCTACTTTGTGGCCATCAGCAAGCTTGGAGAGAGCGATTCGCAGCTACGAGTGCAGCTGGAAGCTTTATACATGCAGATTTTGTCAACGTTGACTCTACCTTCCCTAACCAACATATTCGCGAATCGACCGTCCACCGATTTGCGCAAACCTTTACAAGGAACCGAGGCTTTGCTGTCATCGCTAGCGGACAGCTTCACGAAAGGGTCTCCTTCAGCATTGCTAAGCTCGCTGGAATGCCTGAAACTGCGAAAGTCTCAGCGGCACACGATCAACAATACGTTTCTAAAGTCAAGAGCCGACAAACTGCTCTACGGGCTTATCGTGGCAGGAGGCAAGCTTGTCAGCGTTATTCGGCCACGGCGCCATTCCCTCCACCCTAGCGAcctccagctcatcttcaacatgcTCTTTGAGTCGGACGGCATCAAGGCGGGAGGCGGTGAAAATTGGATCCCGCTGTGTCTCCCAGCCTTCAACAACAAAGGCTACCTATACATGTACGTCAGCTTCTTTGAAGGGGTGTCGGGCGAGCAAGCGACGGCACCGGCCGCAGCCGTGGGGCAGCCGGTTGATGAGGAGATTGCCATGATCCTCATCAGCCCGGACAGAGAAGCCTTTTTCAGTCTCAAACAGATGCGAGACGACGTTGCGCAACAGCTGGCGAAGAATGGCagtctcgccatcatcagagACGCCGCTCGTGCCGGCCGCCCTACCATGGGACAAATCGCGCCGGGAAGCCCAATATGCCATTTCTTGTTTAAGTCGCGAGCGAATGTGCAGTTCTGCATGTCGGCGCTGGAGCCTACCTTTGGACATTTGGTAAAGAGAAGACGGCTCATGACTGCGTATCACGAGCTACATGCCTCAACCCACGCAAAGAATGCGCACCTTAAGATTTTGCAATGCGTGAGCGACGACGCGACTTCGCTGGCTTGGCTCACTCCAACTTTTGAACTCTACTGCATTGGCGGGCCGAATCTATCACGGGCTGCAATGGCGCAGGGTGCCAATAAGATTATGCAATGGataaagagagaggagaacCGGTTGTTCATCATTGGTGGCGGTGTATTTtga